Within the Streptomyces sp. YIM 121038 genome, the region GGGGTCAGGCGGGGCGGATGAGGGCTTTGGGTTCCAGGAGGAATCCGGCGAGGCTGCCGTCGTGGGGCAGTTCGGGGCGCGAGAGCCAGGGCCGGACGTCCCCGGTGGTGACCTTGCGGACGCTCGGCTCGTGCAGGAGCTGCTCGGCCAGGTGGGTGTGGCGGCCGGTCAGGCTGACCACCAGGGAGTTGCGCAGGGGGGCGGTGCCGTGCGTCTCGTCCCAGGGGGCGACGACGACGAAGGGGAAGGGCAGTTCGGTGCCGACCAGGGGGTGGTGCGGGTCGTCCACGGAGATCACCAGCGGGCGCATCACGACGCTGGTGTCGTCCAGGGCGGTCAGCGGCCCCTGCGGGTAGCGGGCGCTGGAGTGGTCGGTGCCCTGGGCGGCGAGCCCGGCCAGATAGGGGCCAAGGGCCTCGGCGTTGGCCCGGGTGGTGGCGGGCAGCAGGGCGTGTGCCGAGGTGACGGGCAGCGGCGCCGGCGCGGCCAGGCGCTCGGCCAGGGCGTCCGCGAGGGCGCTGACGTCACCGCTGGTCAGGACGGCGGAGATGTTGTTGCAGCGCACGCCGCCGTCGTCGGCGATCCACGAGGTGAGGCTCGCGGGCAGGGCGGCGGCGCTGTCGGCGTCCACCAGGGCCTTGCTGCGGCCGGGGCCGCGCACCAGGATGTCGCGCCGGTTGCCGTAGCGGGCGGCCGCGTCCGGGCCGCCGTAGACGATGCCCAGGTCGGCCTGGTCCAGCAGGTGGTCGCCCAGGTCGTGGCCGCCGGGCAGGAAGGCGAGCCGGTGCGCGGGCAGCCCGGCCTTCAGCAGTGCCGCGGTCAGCCGGCGGGGGGTGAAGGGGTCCTTGCTGCCGGGGCGCAGCAGCACGCTGTAGCCCAGGGAGAGGGCGCGCACCCAGGTGACGTTGGGCTCGGGGTGGTTGTTGGGCACGATGACGGCCAGGACCCGGCCGCGCGGCACCCAGTGGCGGGCGAAGGCGCCCTCGGCGAAGGGGGCGGGCAGTTCGGCGGCGTTGAGCTCCTCGATGCGGGCCAGGGCCGAGCGGATGCCGGCGGTGGCGCGCTCGACGGTGCCGCGCGGGGAGCCGGTGGCCAGCGCCACCCGCCGCTGGTACTCCTGGGGGCTCTCGCCGTCCAGGGAGGCGGTGGCGAACAGCTCCCCGGCGGCGGCGAACACCTCGGCCCCGGGCGCGCCGGCTCCTGCGTGGGCGCGCAGCTCGTGCACGGCGGCCTGGGCCAGCAGCCGGGGGGCGAGGCCGATCTCGGCGACCACCTGGCCGTCCACGCCCGTCAGTTCGGCCCGGTCGCGGCTGTCGACCTCCCGTCCGGCGATGACCGGGTTGAGCCGCACGGCAGGGGCGAGCTCCTCGACGGCGGCGGGGGCGGGGGCGTGCATCAGTAGACCCCCTCGATGACGCGGGCGCCGCCCTGGGAGGGCAGCGGGGCGATGTCGGCGAGCCCGTCGACGCTGTCGCCGGGCGCGGGGCGCACCCGGATCGCGGTGTCGCGCTCCAGCACGTTGGGCAGGAACATGTCGCGGCTGAGCAGGTGCACGCGCACCTGGCCGCGCTCGCCGTAGGCCACCGGCGCGCCGTGGCCGTCGACGAGCTCGACCACGGACTGGGGGAAGAAGGGGCGGAAGACGGCCGGGTGCATATCGCCGTCCAGGCGCGGGCGCTGCGGGGCGATGCCCATCAGGGTGTTGCCGTAGATCGCGGCGATCCGCGCCCGCGGGAAGAACGTCTCCTCGATCTGGCGCAGCGACTCCGCGCTGATGCTCGTGCCCGCCCACACGATGCCCTCCAGGCCCGCGGCCAGGCGTTCGTACAGATCACGGCGGCCCACCAGCGCCTCCAGGACCGGCGGGGTGATGAACAAGACCTTGATGTCCTGGGACTGCACGATCAGTTCGACCTGGTCCAGCAGGTACGCGCGGTACTCGCCGGCCAGGTCGGTGCGGCCCGAGCCCAGCAGGCGCTTGACCCAGCGCGGGTCGAAGTCGACGGTGAAGGCCACCCCGCCGCGGCGCTGCGCCAGATGGCGGATGGTGCGCCCGACCACGTGCGGCCCGGTGGGGCCCACGTGCAGCCAGTTGCCGGTGGCGGGGAAGCCGTGGGCGTCAAGGACGGTGCTGACCCAGTCGACGTTCAGGCCGCGCGAGACGCTGTCGACGACGCGCTTGGGCGCGCCCAGGGTGCCGCCGGACTCGAAGACCTCGAAGGGCGCCCCGGTGTGCCCGGCCGGGATCAGGTCCTCCACGGCCACGGTGCGCAGCTGGTCGCTGACGTCGGGGAAGCGGTGCAGGTCGGACAGGCCCTGGATGTCACGGACCGGGTCGAAGTCCAGCGTGGGGGCGATGCGCAGCCAGAACGGCGAGCCGGTCGCGGCACCGAAGTGCCAGCGCAGCGTCCGGCGCAGATGGGCGTCGGCATCGGTGTCCAGGGGGACCAGGGGGGCGTGCGGGAGCAGTTCGGTCATGGTGTGTCAGCCCAATTCGTCAGGGTGGGGTGGAAACGGGGCAGGCCTGAGCCGGTGGCGCGCTCAGGCCTGGGCGGGCATCGCGGGCAGGGAGGTACCGGGCGGGGGGAGCACCCATAAATAGCTTTCAGAAAAGCTTTCTTGATGTCAAGAGTCAGCCGCGATGCGCAGCGAATTGGGCATCAGTGAATCCCCAACAACCCCTACAAATACGGTGATTCAGCAACGCGAGACCGGCGAAGGGCGGGTGGACTCCACGGGTCTGGCTTCTTTCGGAAAAGCTTCTTGGGGTAGGCGGGCGGGGGCGGAGGCCCCGGAGTGGGGCGGGGTGGTGGGGAGGTGCCCGTCGCCTGATGGACCGTCAGTGGCAGCCCGGCGGCCTCACCATGACGGCCCGTCGGCAGCGGCCCGGCGGAACGGCCGCACAGCCGTCGAAGCCCGGCGATGACAGCCCCCGGCGGCGACCGGTGCCACGCGGGCAGAGAGGCGACCCGATGACGACGAAGCCCCGGCGGCAGCCCGGCCACCGCCCGGCTACGGCGAGGCCTCCCGGTGCCAGCGCGCCAGCACCCCGGGGGCGAGGAGGTCACACCCCGGCAACGCCGGCACACCAGCCCGGCGGCAGCACGGCCGCACCCCGGCGGCGGGGCAGGGGACCCGGCACGGGCGCGGAGCCCGGCGGCGGCGCGGCCGCACCCCCGGCCCCGGGCCGCCCCCGGCCAATGGCTGCGACAGTGGGAAGTCGCGCTTCCCCCGCCACCGGAACCCTTCCTACCGTGCAGGGCATGACCACTGCCGAGTCCTTCCCCCGCCTGAAGCTGTCCGAGCTGGCCCCCCAGGTCTACTCCGCCATGGGACGCCTGCACGCCACCGCGGAGAAAGCCGCCCAGGAAGCGGGACTCGAGCACTCCCTGCTCGAACTCGTCAAGATCCGCGCCTCGCAGATCAACGGCTGCGCCTTCTGCATCGACATGCACACCCTGGACGCCCGCGCCGCAGGCGAGCGCGAACAGCGCCTGTACGCCCTCAGCGCCTGGGAGGAGACCCCCTTCTTCACCGCCCGCGAACGCGCCGCCCTGGCCCTGACCGAAGCCGTGACCGTCATCCACACCGACCACGTGCCCGAGCACGTCTACCAGGCGGCCCTCAAGGAGTTCAGCGAGGCCGAAGTCGCCCAGCTCATCTGGGCCGCCGCGGTGATCAACGCCTACAACCGCATCGCCATCTCCACCCGCATGGTGCCCGGCAACTACACCCCCAAGGCGTGACACCCCTGACCGCGCACTCCCACCGTGCCGCCGGCGCTCCCGGCCCCGGCCCCGGCCGCGCCGGGCGGCACCCGCGCTGAAAAGGGCCGCAGATGACCCGCCGCACCCCCTGCCACCCCGCCGAACAGCCCG harbors:
- a CDS encoding aldehyde dehydrogenase family protein translates to MHAPAPAAVEELAPAVRLNPVIAGREVDSRDRAELTGVDGQVVAEIGLAPRLLAQAAVHELRAHAGAGAPGAEVFAAAGELFATASLDGESPQEYQRRVALATGSPRGTVERATAGIRSALARIEELNAAELPAPFAEGAFARHWVPRGRVLAVIVPNNHPEPNVTWVRALSLGYSVLLRPGSKDPFTPRRLTAALLKAGLPAHRLAFLPGGHDLGDHLLDQADLGIVYGGPDAAARYGNRRDILVRGPGRSKALVDADSAAALPASLTSWIADDGGVRCNNISAVLTSGDVSALADALAERLAAPAPLPVTSAHALLPATTRANAEALGPYLAGLAAQGTDHSSARYPQGPLTALDDTSVVMRPLVISVDDPHHPLVGTELPFPFVVVAPWDETHGTAPLRNSLVVSLTGRHTHLAEQLLHEPSVRKVTTGDVRPWLSRPELPHDGSLAGFLLEPKALIRPA
- a CDS encoding AMP-binding protein translates to MTELLPHAPLVPLDTDADAHLRRTLRWHFGAATGSPFWLRIAPTLDFDPVRDIQGLSDLHRFPDVSDQLRTVAVEDLIPAGHTGAPFEVFESGGTLGAPKRVVDSVSRGLNVDWVSTVLDAHGFPATGNWLHVGPTGPHVVGRTIRHLAQRRGGVAFTVDFDPRWVKRLLGSGRTDLAGEYRAYLLDQVELIVQSQDIKVLFITPPVLEALVGRRDLYERLAAGLEGIVWAGTSISAESLRQIEETFFPRARIAAIYGNTLMGIAPQRPRLDGDMHPAVFRPFFPQSVVELVDGHGAPVAYGERGQVRVHLLSRDMFLPNVLERDTAIRVRPAPGDSVDGLADIAPLPSQGGARVIEGVY
- a CDS encoding carboxymuconolactone decarboxylase family protein; amino-acid sequence: MTTAESFPRLKLSELAPQVYSAMGRLHATAEKAAQEAGLEHSLLELVKIRASQINGCAFCIDMHTLDARAAGEREQRLYALSAWEETPFFTARERAALALTEAVTVIHTDHVPEHVYQAALKEFSEAEVAQLIWAAAVINAYNRIAISTRMVPGNYTPKA